From Triticum aestivum cultivar Chinese Spring chromosome 4A, IWGSC CS RefSeq v2.1, whole genome shotgun sequence, a single genomic window includes:
- the LOC778385 gene encoding beta-fructofuranosidase, insoluble isoenzyme 4 isoform X3 has protein sequence MYYNGIYHEFYQYNPDGSFNPNTSYNIVWGHSVSTDLVNWITLEPAIEPDTPNDIKGCWSGSATIVSGDQPVIIYTGVIDIEKHQVQNIALPKNRSDPYLREWTKAGNNPVIQSGVPGLNSGQFRDPTTGWIGPDGLWRIAVGAQLNGYGAALLYKSEDFLNWTRVDHPLYSSNASIMLECLDFFAVLPGSNNGLDMSSAIPNGAKHVLKMGLNFGEDVYVIGVYDLKRDVFVPDTDDSRLWPRIDYGNFYASKTFFDSKHGRRIIWAWTTETDSSSDDVAKGWAGIHSFPRTIWLDSDSKRLLQWPVEEIESLRGNEINHQGLDLKMGDLFEIEGADTLQADIEIDFELTSIDDADPFDPSWLFDAEKHCREADASVHGSIGPFGLVILASDDTEEHTVVHFRVYKSQKNYMILMCSDLRRSSLTPGLDTPTYGGFFEFDLEKERKISLRTLVSWVAFVSFLQLHVHSLTELKMYTTIQIDRSAVESFGGGGRVCIMARVYPVSLVDDNRQPHMYAFNNGSATVRVPQLRAWSMRRAQVSV, from the exons ATGTACTACAATGGCATCTACCATGAATTCTACCAATATAAccccgatggctccttcaatcccAATACCTCCTACAACATAGTTTGGGGCCATTCGGTTTCAACGGACCTCGTCAACTGGATTACTCTTGAACCCGCAATAGAACCGGATACCCCAAATGACATAAAAGGTTGCTGGTCCGGCTCAGCCACAATTGTATCTGGTGATCAACCGGTCATCATATACACCGGTGTCATCGACATTGAGAAGCATCAGGTCCAAAACATTGCGCTTCCCAAAAACCGGTCTGATCCCTACCTCAGGGAATGGACCAAAGCAGGCAATAACCCAGTGATCCAATCGGGTGTACCGGGCTTGAACTCGGGGCAGTTCAGGGATCCGACAACCGGTTGGATCGGACCGGACGGACTATGGAGAATAGCAGTCGGTGCTCAGCTGAACGGCTACGGTGCTGCACTTTTGTACAAGAGCGAAGACTTCTTGAACTGGACTAGAGTTGACCATCCGCTGTATTCATCCAATGCCTCCATTATGTTAGAGTGCCTGGATTTCTTCGCAGTATTGCCGGGAAGTAACAATGGACTGGACATGTCTTCAGCAATCCCAAATGGCGCCAAGCATGTCCTCAAAATGGGCCTGAATTTCGGTGAAGACGTGTACGTGATAGGGGTTTATGATCTCAAACGTGATGTCTTTGTGCCAGATACTGATGACAGTCGGCTATGGCCGAGGATCGATTATGGCAATTTCTATGCTTCAAAAACGTTCTTTGACTCTAAACATGGAAGGAGGATCATATGGGCTTGGACTACTGAGACTGACAGTTCTTCAGATGATGTTGCAAAAGGCTGGGCAGGAATCCAT TCATTCCCCAGGACAATTTGGTTAGACAGCGATAGCAAACGGCTGCTGCAATGGCCAGTTGAAGAGATTGAGTCCCTTCGAGGAAATGAAATCAACCATCAAGGACTAGACTTGAAGATGGGAGATCTATTTGAGATTGAGGGAGCTGACACTTTGCAG GCTGACATCGAGATAGATTTTGAGCTGACGTCAATCGATGATGCTGATCCTTTCGATCCTTCCTGGCTTTTTGATGCCGAGAAGCATTGCCGGGAAGCGGATGCATCGGTTCATGGTAGCATAGGGCCATTTGGACTTGTTATTCTGGCCTCCGAcgacacggaggagcacactgttgTGCACTTCAGAGTTTACAAATCACAGAAAAATTACATGATCCTCATGTGCTCTGATCTAAGAAG GTCTTCCCTGACACCAGGACTGGACACACCAACCTATGGAGGCTTCTTTGAATTTGACCTTGAAAAGGAAAGGAAGATCTCCCTCAGAACTCTGGTGAGTTGGGTGGCTTTCGTGTCATTTCTCCAGTTACATGTTCACTCCCTAACAGAACTGAAAATGTACACCACCATTCAGATTGATCGGTCTGCGGTGGAGAGCTTCGGTGGTGGTGGCAGGGTCTGCATCATGGCTAGAGTTTACCCAGTGTCGCTTGTCGACGACAACCGCCAACCCCACATGTATGCCTTTAACAATGGCAGTGCCACAGTCAGAGTGCCTCAGCTCAGGGCTTGGAGCATGAGGAGAGCACAAGTGAGCGTTTAA
- the LOC778385 gene encoding beta-fructofuranosidase, insoluble isoenzyme 4 isoform X1, which yields MSAFTVFLGGLACIFSTSLLFQLLVGPCREGVFFCSQSSTKGPSTAIVSERYRTAYHLQPPKNWINDPCGPMYYNGIYHEFYQYNPDGSFNPNTSYNIVWGHSVSTDLVNWITLEPAIEPDTPNDIKGCWSGSATIVSGDQPVIIYTGVIDIEKHQVQNIALPKNRSDPYLREWTKAGNNPVIQSGVPGLNSGQFRDPTTGWIGPDGLWRIAVGAQLNGYGAALLYKSEDFLNWTRVDHPLYSSNASIMLECLDFFAVLPGSNNGLDMSSAIPNGAKHVLKMGLNFGEDVYVIGVYDLKRDVFVPDTDDSRLWPRIDYGNFYASKTFFDSKHGRRIIWAWTTETDSSSDDVAKGWAGIHSFPRTIWLDSDSKRLLQWPVEEIESLRGNEINHQGLDLKMGDLFEIEGADTLQADIEIDFELTSIDDADPFDPSWLFDAEKHCREADASVHGSIGPFGLVILASDDTEEHTVVHFRVYKSQKNYMILMCSDLRRSSLTPGLDTPTYGGFFEFDLEKERKISLRTLVSWVAFVSFLQLHVHSLTELKMYTTIQIDRSAVESFGGGGRVCIMARVYPVSLVDDNRQPHMYAFNNGSATVRVPQLRAWSMRRAQVSV from the exons ATGTCGGCCTTCACAGT CTTCCTTGGTGGCCTCGCGTGTATCTTCTCCACCAGCCTTCTCTTCCAACTCCTG GTAGGGCCCTGCAGAGAGGGAGTCTTCTTCTGCTCACAGTCTTCAACGAAGGGCCCCTCCACCGCCATTGTCAGCGAGAGGTACAGGACTGCCTACCACCTGCAGCCTCCCAAGAACTGGATCAACG ATCCATGTG GACCAATGTACTACAATGGCATCTACCATGAATTCTACCAATATAAccccgatggctccttcaatcccAATACCTCCTACAACATAGTTTGGGGCCATTCGGTTTCAACGGACCTCGTCAACTGGATTACTCTTGAACCCGCAATAGAACCGGATACCCCAAATGACATAAAAGGTTGCTGGTCCGGCTCAGCCACAATTGTATCTGGTGATCAACCGGTCATCATATACACCGGTGTCATCGACATTGAGAAGCATCAGGTCCAAAACATTGCGCTTCCCAAAAACCGGTCTGATCCCTACCTCAGGGAATGGACCAAAGCAGGCAATAACCCAGTGATCCAATCGGGTGTACCGGGCTTGAACTCGGGGCAGTTCAGGGATCCGACAACCGGTTGGATCGGACCGGACGGACTATGGAGAATAGCAGTCGGTGCTCAGCTGAACGGCTACGGTGCTGCACTTTTGTACAAGAGCGAAGACTTCTTGAACTGGACTAGAGTTGACCATCCGCTGTATTCATCCAATGCCTCCATTATGTTAGAGTGCCTGGATTTCTTCGCAGTATTGCCGGGAAGTAACAATGGACTGGACATGTCTTCAGCAATCCCAAATGGCGCCAAGCATGTCCTCAAAATGGGCCTGAATTTCGGTGAAGACGTGTACGTGATAGGGGTTTATGATCTCAAACGTGATGTCTTTGTGCCAGATACTGATGACAGTCGGCTATGGCCGAGGATCGATTATGGCAATTTCTATGCTTCAAAAACGTTCTTTGACTCTAAACATGGAAGGAGGATCATATGGGCTTGGACTACTGAGACTGACAGTTCTTCAGATGATGTTGCAAAAGGCTGGGCAGGAATCCAT TCATTCCCCAGGACAATTTGGTTAGACAGCGATAGCAAACGGCTGCTGCAATGGCCAGTTGAAGAGATTGAGTCCCTTCGAGGAAATGAAATCAACCATCAAGGACTAGACTTGAAGATGGGAGATCTATTTGAGATTGAGGGAGCTGACACTTTGCAG GCTGACATCGAGATAGATTTTGAGCTGACGTCAATCGATGATGCTGATCCTTTCGATCCTTCCTGGCTTTTTGATGCCGAGAAGCATTGCCGGGAAGCGGATGCATCGGTTCATGGTAGCATAGGGCCATTTGGACTTGTTATTCTGGCCTCCGAcgacacggaggagcacactgttgTGCACTTCAGAGTTTACAAATCACAGAAAAATTACATGATCCTCATGTGCTCTGATCTAAGAAG GTCTTCCCTGACACCAGGACTGGACACACCAACCTATGGAGGCTTCTTTGAATTTGACCTTGAAAAGGAAAGGAAGATCTCCCTCAGAACTCTGGTGAGTTGGGTGGCTTTCGTGTCATTTCTCCAGTTACATGTTCACTCCCTAACAGAACTGAAAATGTACACCACCATTCAGATTGATCGGTCTGCGGTGGAGAGCTTCGGTGGTGGTGGCAGGGTCTGCATCATGGCTAGAGTTTACCCAGTGTCGCTTGTCGACGACAACCGCCAACCCCACATGTATGCCTTTAACAATGGCAGTGCCACAGTCAGAGTGCCTCAGCTCAGGGCTTGGAGCATGAGGAGAGCACAAGTGAGCGTTTAA
- the LOC778385 gene encoding beta-fructofuranosidase, insoluble isoenzyme 4 isoform X2, with the protein MSAFTVFLGGLACIFSTSLLFQLLVGPCREGVFFCSQSSTKGPSTAIVSERYRTAYHLQPPKNWINDPCGPMYYNGIYHEFYQYNPDGSFNPNTSYNIVWGHSVSTDLVNWITLEPAIEPDTPNDIKGCWSGSATIVSGDQPVIIYTGVIDIEKHQVQNIALPKNRSDPYLREWTKAGNNPVIQSGVPGLNSGQFRDPTTGWIGPDGLWRIAVGAQLNGYGAALLYKSEDFLNWTRVDHPLYSSNASIMLECLDFFAVLPGSNNGLDMSSAIPNGAKHVLKMGLNFGEDVYVIGVYDLKRDVFVPDTDDSRLWPRIDYGNFYASKTFFDSKHGRRIIWAWTTETDSSSDDVAKGWAGIHSFPRTIWLDSDSKRLLQWPVEEIESLRGNEINHQGLDLKMGDLFEIEGADTLQADIEIDFELTSIDDADPFDPSWLFDAEKHCREADASVHGSIGPFGLVILASDDTEEHTVVHFRVYKSQKNYMILMCSDLRRSSLTPGLDTPTYGGFFEFDLEKERKISLRTLIDRSAVESFGGGGRVCIMARVYPVSLVDDNRQPHMYAFNNGSATVRVPQLRAWSMRRAQVSV; encoded by the exons ATGTCGGCCTTCACAGT CTTCCTTGGTGGCCTCGCGTGTATCTTCTCCACCAGCCTTCTCTTCCAACTCCTG GTAGGGCCCTGCAGAGAGGGAGTCTTCTTCTGCTCACAGTCTTCAACGAAGGGCCCCTCCACCGCCATTGTCAGCGAGAGGTACAGGACTGCCTACCACCTGCAGCCTCCCAAGAACTGGATCAACG ATCCATGTG GACCAATGTACTACAATGGCATCTACCATGAATTCTACCAATATAAccccgatggctccttcaatcccAATACCTCCTACAACATAGTTTGGGGCCATTCGGTTTCAACGGACCTCGTCAACTGGATTACTCTTGAACCCGCAATAGAACCGGATACCCCAAATGACATAAAAGGTTGCTGGTCCGGCTCAGCCACAATTGTATCTGGTGATCAACCGGTCATCATATACACCGGTGTCATCGACATTGAGAAGCATCAGGTCCAAAACATTGCGCTTCCCAAAAACCGGTCTGATCCCTACCTCAGGGAATGGACCAAAGCAGGCAATAACCCAGTGATCCAATCGGGTGTACCGGGCTTGAACTCGGGGCAGTTCAGGGATCCGACAACCGGTTGGATCGGACCGGACGGACTATGGAGAATAGCAGTCGGTGCTCAGCTGAACGGCTACGGTGCTGCACTTTTGTACAAGAGCGAAGACTTCTTGAACTGGACTAGAGTTGACCATCCGCTGTATTCATCCAATGCCTCCATTATGTTAGAGTGCCTGGATTTCTTCGCAGTATTGCCGGGAAGTAACAATGGACTGGACATGTCTTCAGCAATCCCAAATGGCGCCAAGCATGTCCTCAAAATGGGCCTGAATTTCGGTGAAGACGTGTACGTGATAGGGGTTTATGATCTCAAACGTGATGTCTTTGTGCCAGATACTGATGACAGTCGGCTATGGCCGAGGATCGATTATGGCAATTTCTATGCTTCAAAAACGTTCTTTGACTCTAAACATGGAAGGAGGATCATATGGGCTTGGACTACTGAGACTGACAGTTCTTCAGATGATGTTGCAAAAGGCTGGGCAGGAATCCAT TCATTCCCCAGGACAATTTGGTTAGACAGCGATAGCAAACGGCTGCTGCAATGGCCAGTTGAAGAGATTGAGTCCCTTCGAGGAAATGAAATCAACCATCAAGGACTAGACTTGAAGATGGGAGATCTATTTGAGATTGAGGGAGCTGACACTTTGCAG GCTGACATCGAGATAGATTTTGAGCTGACGTCAATCGATGATGCTGATCCTTTCGATCCTTCCTGGCTTTTTGATGCCGAGAAGCATTGCCGGGAAGCGGATGCATCGGTTCATGGTAGCATAGGGCCATTTGGACTTGTTATTCTGGCCTCCGAcgacacggaggagcacactgttgTGCACTTCAGAGTTTACAAATCACAGAAAAATTACATGATCCTCATGTGCTCTGATCTAAGAAG GTCTTCCCTGACACCAGGACTGGACACACCAACCTATGGAGGCTTCTTTGAATTTGACCTTGAAAAGGAAAGGAAGATCTCCCTCAGAACTCTG ATTGATCGGTCTGCGGTGGAGAGCTTCGGTGGTGGTGGCAGGGTCTGCATCATGGCTAGAGTTTACCCAGTGTCGCTTGTCGACGACAACCGCCAACCCCACATGTATGCCTTTAACAATGGCAGTGCCACAGTCAGAGTGCCTCAGCTCAGGGCTTGGAGCATGAGGAGAGCACAAGTGAGCGTTTAA